A window of Streptomyces sp. Je 1-332 genomic DNA:
GTCTGAGTGGGAGGGCAACCGTTCCGCCTCTTGATGCTGTGCGGCAGCTGTTCGAACACCGCCGCATCGCGCGGAACGTTACCGTATCGCGATCAGATGACCACTTCGACGCCCTCGCCCGGAGCTTTACCTGACGCCCGTTCGGACTCCAGTGCCTGCTGAAGGATGACGACGGCCGCCGCCTGATCGATGACAGACCTGCCCTTTTTGGACTTCACGCCCGAGGCGCGCAGCCCCTGACTGGCCGTCACTGTGGTCATCCTCTCGTCCACGAGCCTCACCGAAATGGGGGCGACCATGCGGGCGAGGTCCTGTACGAACACGCGGATCTTGGCGGCCGCGGGGCCCTCGCCCCCGTTGAGGGAGCGAGGGAGACCGACGACGATCTCGATCGGTTCGTACTCGTCGACGAGCTGCTTCAACCGGCGCTTGGCGGCCGGGACATCGCGCCCCGGCACCGTCTCCACCGGCGTGGCGAGGATCCCGTCGGGGTCGCACGAGGCGACCCCGATCCGGGCGTCACCGACGTCGATGGCCAGACGCCGGCCCCTGCGCATGCCCACTGAAGAGTCGTCCATCAGGCCGTCTCTGCCACGAGGCGCTCGACGGCGGCCATGGCGTCACCGATGGCCGCGGCGTTCTGGCCGCCGCCCTGGGCGACGTCCGGCTTGCCGCCGCCACCGCCACCGAGGGTCTTGGCGGCCGTACGGACGAGGTCGCCGGCCTTGAGGCCGCGCTCGCGTGCGGCTTCGTTCGTGGCGATGACCGTCAGCGGGCGGCCATTGGCCGTCGTGAACAGGGCGACCACGGCCGGGCGGTCGCCGGGGATGCGGTGGCGGACGTCGAGGACCAGCTTGCGCAGGTCGTCGGCGCCCGTGCCGTCCGGCACCTGGCCGGTGGCCAGCGCGACGCCTCGTACGTCCTTGGCGGACTCGACGAGACCGGCGGCGGCCGCGAGGACCTTCTCCGCGCGGAACTTCTCGATCTCCTTCTCGGCGTCCTTCAGCTTGCCGAGCATGGCGGAGACCTTCTCGGGCAGCTCCTCGGAACGGCCCTTGACCAGCTCCTGGAGCTGGGCGACGACCGTGTGCTCCTTGGCGAGGAAGTTGTACGCGTCGACGCCGACCAGGGCCTCGATGCGCCGCACGCCCGAACCGATGGACGATTCGCCGAGCAGCTTCACCAGGCCGAGCTGGGCGGTGTTGTGGACGTGCGTGCCGCCGCACAGCTCCTTGGAGAAGTCGCCGATGGTGACGACACGGACCCGCTCGCCGTACTTCTCGCCGAACTCGGCGATGGCGCCCTGCTTCTTGGCGTCGTCGATCGACATGACCTCGGCCTGCACGTCGAGCTCGTGCGCGAGGACTTCGTTGATCTTCTGCTCGACGTCCGTCATGACGGCCGTGGGCACGGCCGACGGGGAGCCGAAGTCGAAGCGGAAGCGGCCCGGCTGGTTCTCGGAACCGGCCTGGGCGGCCGTCGGGCCGAGCGCGTCGCGCAGCGCCTGGTGCGTGAGGTGCGTGGCGGAGTGGGCGCGGGCGATGGCACGGCGGCGGTGTACGTCGATCGAGGCCCAGACCTGGTCGCCGACGGTGATC
This region includes:
- the ruvX gene encoding Holliday junction resolvase RuvX, which codes for MDDSSVGMRRGRRLAIDVGDARIGVASCDPDGILATPVETVPGRDVPAAKRRLKQLVDEYEPIEIVVGLPRSLNGGEGPAAAKIRVFVQDLARMVAPISVRLVDERMTTVTASQGLRASGVKSKKGRSVIDQAAAVVILQQALESERASGKAPGEGVEVVI